The sequence ttgtgtgtgtataaatgctcaTTTTATGTGTCTGCATGTGCTTGTAAAATAATCGAAGAGCTCACACTGAAGTGGTTTTGTATAATGATCAATTTTCGATTTTTGCAGCAAGATGATGCCTAGTCAACGTTAAAAAAACACAATATGATTTTTCATGATGTTGTTTCTTTAAAAgcataaaagacaaatatactttTTCTTGCATTCAAAAACAAACATGCACTTACACATATGtatgaatgatatatatgtatatatatgtatatatatatacatatacatatatatatatatatatatatatatatatatatatatatatatatatatatatatactgtatagatatacaaatatatatatatatatatatatatatatttatatatatacatattaatatatatatatatagatatatatatatatatatatatatatatatatatatatatatatatatatatacacatatttgtatacacatacatatatatgtgtatatatacatttatacatgtatgtatatatatatatatatatatatatatatatatatatacttatacatatgtatatgtatgtgtatgtgcatgtgtctgAGTCTCTGTATGTTTATGCGCATGAACTTCAATGTAACTATAAATTTTTCCTCTTTCAGTCATCCTAACAGTGATAGGAGGAGTGATTCGTAAAAGAATTCGTATGAATTTTATCCGTACCCATTTACCTGTGATGACGGTCAGCCCTGTAGGAGCCTATCCTGCGACAGTTCATCCTGCAACGTTGTATCCATCGTCTACTGCCCACGTAGTTCCTCCAGGGTATATGCCACAGGGCGTGCAAGCGCCCCAGGGTATGCAAGCGCCCCAGGGCTTTCATTCGCCTCATGGAATGCAAGCGTCACAGGGAATGCAATCGGCATATGGATTGCAAGGACCACAGTTCATGGAAGCACCACCGCCCTATGAAGAAGTTTCATCAACGAAAAATCAGACAAGTTAGGGTTTTGTCCCTCAAAGTTAAAATCTTGCAAGCtggtattctatatatttttttaattgtataatcTAAAATCAATTTTCGAATTCTTTTCAACTTCACATCAAGATTTTAGAAGAAAATGTATTCATTCTAAATTGAATTATGGCATTCTTTACATCATCTGTTTAGAATTTTAGAATAAATGAACTAGTTCTAAAATTAAATAGGACATTCTTAACACCTTCATCttagaattttaaaataaataaactaatttcaaaattaattgggGTGTTCTTAAAACCTTCACCTTAGAATTTTACAATAGataaactaatttcaaaattaatcagGGTAGTCTTGTCATATCAATTTAGAATTTTAGAATGAataaactaatttcaaaattaattagggtattattatttttaacttagGATTCTTGAATAAAGGAACTAatctcaaaactaatttcaaaattaattaggGTATGCTTAACAGCTGCATATCATAACCTCTCAATCAAATGCgctaatttttaaattaattagtGCATGCTTAAAACCTTCACCCCAGAATTCTAGAATTACGTGTAAGAGCTCTAAAAAGAATTAAGGAATTCTCAACACCCTCACCTCAAAAGcttcaataaacaaactaaatttaAAGTTAATTAAATCTTTCTTAACACATTAACTGAAGAATATAGTTAAAACCACATAGATAAGGAAGTTGAAtaagaaattttcaagaatttcaccatagaattttgaaataattttctcaaatttttttattaattctggtATTCTTAAGATTTtccctatattatttttttttatagatggcaTGAATTCTAATATCGTTCCATAGATTTAAATAATACCTGTGAACGTTTAATACAATGATATtatgattttcatatttaattcCAATTCACTATTAATATAGATCTTTATAGAAAAATTAGGTTCCTTGAACTTCAACTGCGTGCTTATTATTAGAtcaaaaggacggtgaggttgctttctgtaaaagaaaagaagctacctgatggatatagtgaccaggaactagcaaataattttctagtattctttaaaaacaaaattgaaaacataaccagatcatttgtaaatacacatcagattaatgatacaccaggcacacagacaaaattaatacgatttaacaacataacacaagatgacatcaccagaattatcaagagagcaaagaaaacaaactgcgcgatcgatcctatgccaatatcttaagtaatttgagagagagacttttctagtctagccgaaataataatgagaatagcaaatgcaagcattgatgaatgtaagtttcctaaatctgagaaaagggctatagtcacaccagttctgaaaaaatgcactggactaccaggaattaagctcatatagacctatttcaaatctatcctttgtctcaaaagtgattgaatatgtaattcttgaacaactagtcagccacttagaagtaatagaagctttgcctgacaaccaatctgcctacagaaaactatactctacggagacagccatttgctctgttgtaaatgatatactagaaatgatgaatgaaaataaatattgttcGATCTCagtcttttgatacagttgtgcatgaactgctactaaatgatctacggtccatcggcgttgaagatcaagccttcgaatacctaaaagactacttggttggtagaaattactgtgtacaaattggaaactcgtattcatcatatgaacccttaaacagaggggtaccccaggggagtgtacttggcccaatcttattctgcatctatactattggtctatcgaaaatgctacaaaggcatggcgtgaagtttaaactatttgcagatgacacacaattttacttctccttaaatgatatacatgacactactgaaactctaaagcgaatccttgatagtgttagagaatggatgacatttaaacaactaaaattaaatgagaacaaggatgaattcatggtggtgggcaagagaaacagtgtgagaaacttaggtgatattcaaaggAACCTAAATAATGACTCGttgtcgatatctagtaaagtacgagatctaggtgtatttcttgactgtaacctgtctctaaatgcctaaataaataatgtaataaaaagtgctggttttcatctaagaaatattgcgtttataaaaaagtacctggacgaaaattctgttaagaaacttgtgataaactgtgttattaccaggattggctactgcaactctatctactagaATCTAACTTAAGAAATtagaaaaacacaataaacagaggagcaagactgataaaaggtgtcccacctagggaaaggatcacctctatactaattgatttacacccaCAAAgtaatcagaaccggtcgtccaaaatacttaagagaattgctacatatttcgcagccaacaaatcgtgtcgacatgagaatagttacagatggcttcaaactgttggaacctagatatatgtctactgtaggctccagagcctttaaatatgcggccccgagactatatgataagctcccacgaaacattcgaatgattgaagacattaaggctttcaagaggaaactgaagactttcttatttcatgtgtCTTTTGACagtgaacaatatgtgacttgaaaagataaatactgtgagcgaacaaggtaaaatgacagtggaggtcctgtagagagtggggttcccctgctgtatgggaccggaaaagcagccatcaaagtaaagtaagtaagtacttTATTAAAGTAGACACTTCGGTGCCTGCTTGCATGCTTGCTTTAGATTGCTCGGAGCTTCTCTCTGGACAGGGGCTCTTTGACGGTATGACTAGCCCCTAGTTGCTCACTTCGGTGCCGTGGGCGGAGCGAGTACTGACGTGACCGGGTAAACGATATTTCATTGGCTGAGACGCTCGCCGAGAGCGATTGAGTCTCAGTTAGGCTGTAGTTCCACTCGGTGGTGTACTCAATATACCACCAAGTGGGACTACAGACTGACTGAGACTCAACCGAGTCAATCGCTCTCGGCGAGCGTCTCAGCCAATGAAATATCGTTTACCCGGTTACGTCACAACTCGCTCCGCCCACAGCACCGAAGTGAGCAACTAGGGGCTAGACATACCGTCAAAGAGCCCCTGTCCAGAGAGAAGCTCCGAGCAATCTAAAGCAAGTAAGCAAGCAGGCACCTAAGCGTCTACTTCAATAAAGTATTGTTGCAATATATTATTACAGAaagcaacctcaccgtccttttgaACTAATGATAAACACGCAGATGAAGTTTAAGGAACCTAATTTTTCTATAATGATCTATATTGATAGtgaattgaaattaaatatgaaaatcataATATCATTGTATTAAACATTCACAGATATAATCTAAATCTATAGAATGATATTAGAATTCATGCCatctatacaaaagaaaaaaaaaatatggtgaaagTCTTAAGAATaccagaattaataaaaaaattcgagaaaattatttcaaaattctatggagaaattcttaaaaatttcttattCAACTTCCTTAATTATGTAGTTTTCACTTTATTTTTCAGTTAATGTGTTAAGAAAGACTTAATTAACTCtagatttagtttgtttattgaagCTTTTGAGGGGAAGGTGTTAAGAATTCCTTAATCCTTTTTAGAGCTCTCACACGCAATTCTAGAATTCTGGGGTGGAGGTCTTAAGAATgcactaaataatttcaaaattagcgCATTTGATCAAAAGGTTTATGAGATACAATTGTTAAGAATACCCTAATTAATgttgaaattagttttttattataaaattccaAGGTAATTGTGATAAGGATACCCTAATTAGTTTTGAAATAAGTTTCTTTATCCTAGAATCatgagataaaaataataagagtaccctgattaattttgaaattagtttatCTATTCTAAAATTCTAAGATGAAGGTTTTAAGAACACCCCACttaattttgaaattagtttatttattctaaAATTCTATGTTGAAGGTATTAATAATGTCCTATTCAATTTTAGAATTAGTTCATTTATTCTAAAATTATAAACAGATGATGTAAAGAATACCATAATTCAATTTAGAATGAATACATTTTCTTCTATAATTTTGAGGTGAAGGTGAAAAGAATTCCAAAATTGAtttcgaattatataattaattaagaAAGAATATATAGAATACCAGACCCTAACTGGTCTGATTTATCGTTGATGATACTTCTTCATAGGGTGGTGGTGCTTCCATGAACTGTGGTGCTTGCATTCCTTGTGGCGCTTGCATGCCCTTTGACGCTTGCATGTCCTGCGGTGCTTGTATTCCCTGTGGTGCTTGCATTCCCTGTGGTGCTTGCATTCCATATGCCGATTGCATTCCCTGTGACACTTGCATTCCCTGTGATGATTGCATTCCGTGAGGCGAAGGAAAGCCCTGTGTCACTTGCATACCTTGGGGCGCTTGCACGCCCTGTGGCATATACCCTGGAGGAACTACGTGGGCAGTAGACGATGGATACAACGTTGCAGGATGAACTGTCGCAGGATAAGCTCCTAGAGAGGTGACCGTCACCACAGGTAAATGATTACGTATAAAATTCATACGAATTTTATTACGAATCACTCCTCCTATCACTGTTAGGATGactgaaaaaggaaaaatttatagtTACATTGAAGTTCATGTGCATAAACATACAGAGactcagacacatacacatacacatacatatacatatgtataagtatatatatatatatatatatatatatatatatatatatatacatgtataaatgtatatgtacacatacatatgtatatgtatacaaatatgtacatatatatatatatatatatatatatatatatatacagtatatatatatatgtatatataagtatatatatatgtatgtatatatatacagtatatatatgtatatactttatatgcatatatatacatatatattattcatacatatatgtaagtgtatgtttgTTTTTGAATGCAAGAAAAAGTATTTCTGTCTTTTATGCTTTTAAAAAAACAACATCATGAAAAATCATATTGTGTTTTTATAACGTTGACTAGGCATCATCTTGCTGCAAAAATCGAAAATTGATCATTATACAAAACCACTTCAGTGTGAGCTCTTCGATTATTTTACATGCACATGCCGACACATAAAATaagcatttatacacacacgcacacacacgcacacacacacacacaagcacacacgcaaacacacacacacacacacacacacacacatatatatatatatatattatatgtatgtatatatatatatgttatatgtgtgtatatatatatatatatatatatatatataatacacatatacaaataaatatatatagcgtataggtacagatatatacattatatatatatacatatatatatatatatatatatgtatgtacatatatatatataagtatataatgcacatacacacattaatatataaaccatatatatatattcagttatatacagtatatatatatacacacacacatatatatatatatatatatatatatatatatgtatgtatagatacgtaaatatatatatatatatatatatatatatatatgtatatatatatatatatatatatatatatatatatacgtatatatatacatacatattcgtatatataaatatatatagatatatatatatacatatatatataatatatatatatatatatatatatatatatatatatatatatatatatatatatatacatatatatatattgcacatatgcgcataaatatatagaatatatagataaaGTTATTtagagtacatatatgtatacatatatatatatatatatatatatatatatatatatatatatatagatatatatatatatatatatctatatatatatatatatatatatatatatatatatatatatatatatatatatatatatacaaatatatacatacatatatatgtacatatatatgtcctttaaataccttaaaatatatattctatatatttacgtgcatatgtgcaatatatacatatgtatatatatatatatatatatatatatatatgtatatatatatacatatgtatatatatatatatatacatatatacatacatatatttatatgtatatatacatatatatatatatctatatatatatatatgtatatatataacgtatttatatatatatgtatatatatatatatatatatatatatatatatatatatatatatatatatagtatgagaaaTGAGAGATATTTCTCTAATAAGATTAATAGcaattaagatattaaaaaaatgtcCGAAAGGGTTTACTTCAGAGTGTAGCCTAATAAACTAATGGAGTGTGAATTGGAACTTGATGTGTAATAACAAATAGTTCTGTTATGAGTTAAATATAAGTCAAAACAATATATGCATAATTAAGAAGGGTGTTGATGTCAACTTGACGAGACAAATGCTAAAGAAACTGCGGTGAAGTTCGAGAGGTCAAGCgaaaatatttattatcatacATAAGTATAATTAACAACCATTTTAAAAATCAAGTAAGTAATGACCATGGAATTTCGTAAATTGGTAATTATCGGTAATTCATTACCGGTGTTCAAACCCTAATTACGATCATAGAAAGGAAAACGACCCGCAAATACTTACATCCTATTGTAATGCAAATAGATCCAGCGACTATGAGCCCAAcgtaatcatcgtcatcataacTATTAATTGATCCAAAAACAACCATAAAGACTCCTGGCAGGAGGAAGATTTGTCCAGTGCAAACAATTCCAGCGGTTGCAAAGCTGCTGACTTTTTTGCCACATATCTTCATGGGAGAAAAGTAAgaattataaatgtataattttaaagGACAAATGAGGCAAACTCTTCATTGAGAAAAAAATTGCTTCTTAGATATTTCATGACGAATTTGTCACATATCTTCATGGGGGAAAAGTAAGAATTATAAATGTATCATTTTAAAGGACAAATGAGGCAAACTCTTCATTGAGAAAAAATTGCTTCTTAGATATTTCATGACGAATTTGTCACATATCTTCATGGGGGAAAAGTAAGAATTATAAATGTATCATTTTAAAGGACAAATGAGGCAAACTCTTCATTGAGAAAAAATTGCttcttagatattttatgaagAATTTGCCACATATCTTCATGGGGACGAAGTAAGATTTAGAAATGTATCATTTTAAAGGGAAAATGAGGGAAAATCTTCATTGAGATAAAtgaattcttatatattttataacgAATTTGTCACGGAATTCATGGAGGAAAAATAAGATTTAGAAATGTATCATTTTAAAGGAAAAATGAGGCAAAATTATCatcgagaaaaaaaatatttcttagatattttatgACGAATTTTCATTTATCTTCACAAAGGAAAAGTGAGATGTAGAgatttatatttttaaagaaaaaatgggCAAAATCTTCATTTGGAAAAATGACTCCttataaattttcattgaaaaattttttgtatttgttttttttataagtttgaaaGGTATCTTAAAAGTGATTGAGTACATTTTAGGTATCATCATATTCATAAGTAATtgtttattactatcatcattattattactagcagagataaaaccctggttgtaaaagcagaatgctacaagcccatgggctcaacaaggtaagtagcccagtgaggaaagcaaataagggaattgcaaataaactatatatgattaataaatgaaaaaaatctgagctcaataacaacactaaattaaagttaaagttgtgggttttaggtctcccctgtgTCGATCTTCATCATCTTCTCGGGCGACCATGAGGTAGCTGGGACTATCACTaaccccctctaacctccccccaagGAGCAACCCTGGGGAataccccaggtagaaggtctcacactattcgcgccttagcg is a genomic window of Palaemon carinicauda isolate YSFRI2023 chromosome 39, ASM3689809v2, whole genome shotgun sequence containing:
- the LOC137631199 gene encoding uncharacterized protein isoform X3 codes for the protein MDPYSTTICGQHVGSLAAAGIICTGQIILIPGIFMVVFISINDYDDDDNIALIVIGSICITIGFILTVIGGVIRKRIRMNFIRTHLPVMTVSPVGAYPATVHPATLYPSSTAHVVPPGYMPQGVQAPQGMQAPQGFHSPHGMQASQGMQSAYGLQGPQFMEAPPPYEEVSSTKNQTS
- the LOC137631199 gene encoding uncharacterized protein isoform X4 yields the protein MICGKLVSTFAASAIMFAGQVFLMPGLFMVFYGSIISYCEDLDCVALIVGGCICIAIGLILTVIGGVIRKRIRMNFIRTHLPVMTVSPVGAYPATVHPATLYPSSTAHVVPPGYMPQGVQAPQGMQAPQGFHSPHGMQASQGMQSAYGLQGPQFMEAPPPYEEVSSTKNQTS
- the LOC137631196 gene encoding collagen alpha-1(XXV) chain-like isoform X2, yielding MDPYSTTICGKKVSSFATAGIVCTGQIFLLPGVFMVVFGSINSYDDDDYVGLIVAGSICITIGFILTVIGGVIRNKIRMNFIRNHLPVVTVTSLGAYPATVHPATLYPSSTAHVVPPGYMPQGVQAPQGMQVTQGFPSPHGMQSSQGMQVSQGMQSAYGMQAPQGMQAPQGIQAPQDMQASKGMQAPQGMQAPQFMEAPPPYEEVSSTINQTS